CCCGGCAAACAAGCCTTTAAACAGAAAAGAGCACCCGGATATAATTTACAGAACTGTTCAGGAAAAGTTCAAGGCAGTGGTCACTGAGATTGAGGATTATTACAGGAGAGAGCAGCCTGTCCTTGTTGGAACAATTTCAATTGAGAAATCCGAGCTTCTGAGCAGCATACTGAAGAAAAAGGGAATTTCCCACAATGTTCTCAATGCCAAGTACCACGAAAAAGAAGCTGAGATAGTAGCTCAGGCAGGAAGAAAGGGAAATATAACGATTGCCACAAACATGGCTGGAAGAGGAACAGACATCGTGCTTGGAGGAGTTGACCCTGAGACAAAAGAGAAAGACCCTGAGAGAGAAGCAGATGTGGTAAAGCTTGGAGGGCTTCATATCCTTGGTACTGAGAGACACGAGAGCAGGCGTATTGATAATCAGTTAAGAGGAAGGTCAGGAAGGCAGGGAGACCCGGGTTCCTCAAGATTCTATCTCTCGATGGAAGACGACCTGCTGCGGATTTTTGGAATGGAAAAGACTTCAAACCTAATGAAAAGAATAGGGATGGAAGAGGACCAGCCAATAGAGCATCCGTGGGTTTCAAAATCCATTGAGCGGGCACAGAAGAATGTGGAAGCACATAACTTCAGCATAAGGAAACAGCTTCTTGAATATGATGATGTTATGAACAAGCAGAGAGAGGTTATTTACGAGCAGAGAAGAATGGTGCTTGAAAGCGAAAACCTTGAGGATGCTGTTTCAGATATGATTGATGATATAGTAGAAGGGATTTATAATACTTACGAGGGTGAAGAGGATTTAGAGACACAGAAAAAAGAAATTGAGGATGCTATATACAGGCAGTTCAGGACAGACAGGGATGACAGCGGAATAAATTTTGAAGGGCTTGAGAAAGAAGAGCAGGTGCAGAAGGTGTCAGGATTTTTAAAAGAGATTTACGGGAAGAAAAGAGAGGAGAGAAGGGAAAAGATTGGCGAGCGGGCAGATAACATAGAGAGAATGGTTATGCTTCAGGTAATTGACAATCTCTGGAAAGACAATCTCCTTGCAATGGACCACCTCAAGGAAGGGATAGGCCTGAGGGGATACGGGCAAAGGGACCCGCTTGTTGAATACAAGAGAGAAGGATATGAGATGTTTCAGAATATGATTGAGAGGATAAAGGAAGAGACAGTTGACCATCTCTTTAAGATTGAACTTGTAAGCGACCAGGAAATTTATGAGAGTTCTCAGAGGAGGTTGAAGGATATTTCAATGAACAGGGGAGAAGGGGAAGAGAAGAAAAAACCTTCAAAGAGAGAAAGCGGAAAGGTAGGAAGGAATGACCCGTGCCCGTGCGGAAGCGGAAAGAAATACAAAAAATGCTGCGGAATGATTGGGGCAACAGCTTAAAGATAATAGTGAATAGTTGTTAGTGAACAGTGAATAGTAGTGAGGGGCGTTCAGCTTTTGAGTGTTGATTGCAGATTTCTGGCTGGTAAATGTAGCTGCAGAGCGAAGCTCTGCTTTTTGATTTGTTATGAAAACAGTCAATAATATTTTCGTTTTGTTTCTGGTTATTTCATTATTCTCCTGCGTTTCAGCTCAGGTTAAAGAAAAAAGGATTCAGGAATCATACTTTCATTATAACACAGGGATTAGTTACCTGAAACAAAACAAATTTCCTGAAGCAAAAGCCGAGTTTGGCATCGCCATAGATAAGAACCCTGAAAACCCTGAACTCCACAATGCTGCAGGCTTGGCAAACACAAAGCTTTCAGATTATGATGAGGCGGTCAGGTGCTTTAAAAGGGCTTTGAGGCTTGACCCCGGTTTTTCAGAAGCCAGATATGGTTTTGCATTAACCCTTGCACTGCAGAAGAAATTTGATGATGCAGTCAAGGAATGGAAAAGGGTTTTGGAAGACACTGCATACCACTATCCGGAAAGAGTTCACTTTAATATGGCAAATGCCTACTTTGAACTCGGGGATTTTGAATCTGCAAGAGAAAATTATAATGCTGTCCTTCGGATTTATCCTGACAATTTGATGTCCCGTTTTTATCTTGGAAAAATTTATGAGAAAAACGGGAAATATGAGCTTGCCTGTGAGGAATACAGAAAATCCACACGAATAGATAAGGCATTTGTTCCTGCCCATTTCAGTCTTGGTGAGAATTATTTTAAAATGAAAAAAGAGAGAGAAGCCATTGAGGAGTTTGAAATGGTTCTTATGCTTGACCCGGATTCAAGTTTAGGCAAAGAGGCTAAGAGGTATCTTGAAAGGCTGAAATGAAGTGTTAGCGTTTTCTCATAGCTATTTTCGTGTGTCATTGCGAGGGAACAAAGCGACCGAAGCAATCTATTTTCAAGCTTTAAGCTCAAATAGCAGGCTTTGAATTTTTAAGCACATCTATTTTACTAATAGCTGTCAGTATTATGATGAGATTGCTTCGCTTTGCTCGCAATGACAAAAAAC
The sequence above is drawn from the Candidatus Schekmanbacteria bacterium RIFCSPLOWO2_02_FULL_38_14 genome and encodes:
- a CDS encoding preprotein translocase subunit SecA, with amino-acid sequence MIGTLLRKVIGSKNDRDLKAIQPIVERINSLEPEIRKLSDVKLMAKTSEFKERTGKGESLDDILCESFAVVREASRRVLGMRHFDVQLIGGMILHQGKIAEMKTGEGKTLVATLSVYLNALTGKGVHVVTVNDYLARRDSEWMGGIYKFLGLSVGLIQHDMYDEKRKESYNSDITYGTNNEFGFDYLRDNMKFRIEDYCQRELNYAIVDEVDSILVDEARTPLIISGPTEESTDKYYIINKLVPRLKVETDYKIDEKARTVSLSEDGVAKAEKFLNIDNLYDPKNIELIHHVHQALKAYTLFKRDVDYVVNEGEVVIVDEFTGRLMPGRRYSEGLHQALEAKENVKIANENQTLATITFQNYFRMYKKLAGMTGTADTEAEEFHKIYKLEVAVIPANKPLNRKEHPDIIYRTVQEKFKAVVTEIEDYYRREQPVLVGTISIEKSELLSSILKKKGISHNVLNAKYHEKEAEIVAQAGRKGNITIATNMAGRGTDIVLGGVDPETKEKDPEREADVVKLGGLHILGTERHESRRIDNQLRGRSGRQGDPGSSRFYLSMEDDLLRIFGMEKTSNLMKRIGMEEDQPIEHPWVSKSIERAQKNVEAHNFSIRKQLLEYDDVMNKQREVIYEQRRMVLESENLEDAVSDMIDDIVEGIYNTYEGEEDLETQKKEIEDAIYRQFRTDRDDSGINFEGLEKEEQVQKVSGFLKEIYGKKREERREKIGERADNIERMVMLQVIDNLWKDNLLAMDHLKEGIGLRGYGQRDPLVEYKREGYEMFQNMIERIKEETVDHLFKIELVSDQEIYESSQRRLKDISMNRGEGEEKKKPSKRESGKVGRNDPCPCGSGKKYKKCCGMIGATA